From Pirellulales bacterium, one genomic window encodes:
- a CDS encoding tellurite resistance TerB family protein has product MDAIDILGGMLGRKIGGAGGGSLGGKILKDMLDGFTKRGPAPPAGGGSAPRPPSSGGSATGGGDIESAARQLEEMLGVAVDRNSRRAPSPAPRTTPREEPIDIPRQSPSPSDLGRPQRPPAAPPTQSPIQFPLPTPQPSQNDQALVLVRAMVNAAKADGQLSPGEQQAILQQVGEASAEMMQFLREEFAKPLDVREFCWSVPLGLEQQVYALSLIAMDLSSPSEKTYLRDLAHGLRLRPEACEQIHARLNAPAGR; this is encoded by the coding sequence ATGGACGCGATCGACATTCTCGGCGGCATGCTAGGGCGCAAAATCGGCGGCGCAGGAGGCGGCAGCCTGGGCGGCAAGATCCTCAAGGACATGCTCGACGGTTTCACCAAGCGCGGCCCGGCGCCGCCAGCCGGCGGTGGGAGCGCGCCGCGGCCACCATCGTCGGGTGGCTCCGCGACGGGCGGTGGCGATATCGAGAGTGCAGCGCGCCAGCTCGAAGAGATGCTCGGCGTGGCGGTCGATCGCAACAGCCGCCGGGCGCCGAGCCCCGCGCCACGCACAACCCCGCGCGAAGAGCCGATCGATATCCCGCGCCAATCGCCGAGCCCGAGCGACTTGGGCCGGCCGCAGCGACCGCCCGCGGCGCCGCCGACGCAGTCGCCGATCCAGTTTCCGTTGCCCACCCCGCAGCCGAGCCAGAACGATCAGGCGCTCGTGCTGGTGCGCGCGATGGTCAACGCCGCCAAGGCCGACGGTCAGCTCAGCCCAGGCGAGCAGCAGGCCATCTTGCAGCAGGTGGGCGAAGCGTCTGCCGAGATGATGCAGTTCCTCCGCGAAGAGTTTGCCAAGCCGCTCGACGTCCGCGAGTTCTGCTGGAGCGTGCCGCTGGGGCTCGAACAGCAGGTCTACGCACTGTCGCTGATCGCGATGGACCTGAGTTCGCCGAGCGAGAAGACCTATCTCCGCGACCTGGCGCACGGCCTGCGGCTGCGCCCAGAAGCTTGCGAACAGATCCACGCGCGGTTGAACGCCCCGGCAGGGCGGTAG
- a CDS encoding CocE/NonD family hydrolase has protein sequence MGEFVRRWGLALSFATALSVAVSTARADKPDAKPSDLPKVASGATEHMVAMSDGVKLATNVYLPKGDGPFPVILTRTPYGKDSGMAVLGERYVKAGYVYILQDCRGRFRSEGTYTVFETDRDDGFDTVDWVAHQPWCNGKVGMSGASAMGITSLLAAIAQPPALKCAFVIVAPQSFATEAIFIGGVFKEADTTGWLNSQKVPEQIPLRRVALNDTKLEDEQDIAPHRPKIQIPIYHVGGWYDIFSVGTQGNFAFLQNQGAAGARGTQKLLMGPFGHGQLKGELKYPDGGGMLSAMEEEMKWFDHHLKGIANEIATEPPVKYYQMASARKRQATPKNGWKTAANWPPESHETRYFLQPDRTLATAAPEASDASTAYAFDPAKPVPTVGGANLTLPIGPMDQREVGERDDYLRFQTPVLEQDVTIAGRVYLDLYAATDGTDTDFCIKLVDVYPDGYEALILDQPLRTRYRHGHRPNQVELMEPNRPERMSIELGSTANTFEAGHRIAVHVTSSNAPRFDVNPNTGEQPGSNKLPPRVARNTVFHDSARPTALVLPVTD, from the coding sequence ATGGGAGAGTTCGTCCGCCGTTGGGGCCTGGCCCTGTCGTTCGCCACGGCCTTGTCCGTCGCGGTCTCTACGGCCCGCGCCGATAAGCCGGACGCCAAGCCCAGCGATTTGCCCAAGGTGGCCTCCGGCGCGACCGAACACATGGTCGCGATGAGCGACGGCGTGAAGCTGGCCACGAACGTCTATCTGCCCAAGGGCGACGGGCCCTTCCCGGTGATCCTTACGCGCACGCCGTACGGCAAAGATTCCGGCATGGCCGTGCTCGGCGAGCGCTACGTGAAGGCCGGCTACGTCTACATCCTGCAAGACTGCCGCGGGCGCTTCCGCTCGGAGGGCACCTACACCGTCTTTGAAACCGACCGCGACGACGGCTTCGACACGGTCGACTGGGTCGCGCATCAACCCTGGTGCAACGGTAAGGTGGGCATGTCGGGCGCCTCGGCGATGGGCATCACGTCGCTGTTGGCCGCCATCGCGCAGCCGCCGGCCTTGAAATGCGCGTTCGTCATCGTCGCGCCGCAGAGCTTTGCCACCGAGGCCATCTTCATCGGCGGCGTGTTCAAAGAGGCCGACACCACCGGCTGGCTCAACTCGCAGAAGGTACCCGAGCAGATTCCCCTGCGCCGCGTGGCGCTGAACGACACGAAGCTAGAAGACGAGCAGGACATCGCCCCGCATCGTCCCAAGATCCAGATTCCCATTTATCACGTTGGTGGCTGGTACGACATCTTCTCCGTCGGCACGCAGGGCAATTTCGCGTTTCTGCAAAACCAAGGCGCCGCGGGCGCCCGGGGGACGCAAAAGCTGCTGATGGGCCCCTTCGGTCACGGTCAGCTCAAGGGCGAACTGAAATATCCCGACGGCGGCGGCATGCTCAGCGCGATGGAAGAGGAGATGAAGTGGTTCGACCATCATCTCAAAGGCATCGCCAATGAGATCGCCACCGAGCCGCCGGTGAAGTACTACCAGATGGCCTCGGCCCGCAAGCGCCAGGCCACGCCGAAGAACGGCTGGAAGACGGCCGCGAACTGGCCCCCCGAATCGCATGAGACGCGCTATTTCCTGCAGCCCGACCGAACGCTGGCCACCGCGGCGCCCGAGGCGAGCGACGCCTCGACCGCCTATGCGTTCGACCCGGCCAAGCCCGTGCCCACCGTCGGCGGGGCGAATCTCACGTTGCCGATTGGCCCGATGGATCAGCGCGAGGTCGGCGAGCGCGACGATTACCTGAGATTTCAGACGCCGGTGCTCGAGCAGGACGTGACCATCGCCGGGCGGGTGTATCTCGACCTGTACGCGGCCACCGATGGCACCGACACCGATTTCTGCATCAAGCTGGTCGACGTGTACCCGGATGGTTACGAAGCCTTGATCCTCGATCAACCGCTGCGGACCCGATATCGTCACGGCCACCGGCCCAACCAGGTCGAGCTGATGGAGCCGAACCGGCCCGAGCGGATGTCGATCGAATTGGGCAGCACGGCCAACACGTTCGAGGCGGGCCACCGGATCGCCGTACACGTCACGTCGAGCAATGCCCCGCGGTTCGACGTGAACCCCAACACGGGCGAACAGCCGGGCAGCAACAAGTTGCCGCCGCGCGTCGCGCGGAACACGGTGTTCCACGACTCTGCACGCCCGACCGCCCTGGTGCTGCCGGTGACCGACTGA
- a CDS encoding DUF1854 domain-containing protein: MLQAAVPRAVQQLLAAEQLDGLPVVLSVASDLNLSGDSGDHWLVATRDHLAVIDDVQPPRLVEAWPLSRAERFRAHATIGSNFLQAYVDGAWIDLARSSNSLAHLLHDFAEQLEALREHGEIDAPESAPRAATHCVQCGLRLPTPGESCPRCLPRRAIVGRLWQMVRPQWPTALAMSGLMLVGVAMELAPPKLQQYLVDEILAQGSARPDAASLLTALLLVVLALASTRMLLGLVNWTKGLLANRVGVALTYELRGQLVRKLHALGVGYYDRHQVGSLVSRVAYDSEVLHSLLQQITGGFLLQIVQVVAVGIMLFTLNPKLALYTLIPAPLVVGGSLFFWHRVYPKYYRYWDSSHKQAGTLSGMLSGIRVVKAFAQEPREFERFERTSNNLRVSRTGVERATTSFTAVMALVFSLGGLIVWYVGGRDVLAGQMTLGSLMAFLAYLAMFYAPLSTLSQLTTWLTSFMTGCQRVFELLDTPTETNDPAQPKTLAAAQGEIRFDRVTFGYERHRPVLKDVSFTVRPGERIGIVGRSGSGKTTVVNLLSRFYDVDSGRVLLDGIDVRQLAASDLRQHVGVVLQEPFLFRGTVYDNLVYGQPDATTEAVLSAAHGAQAHDFILRTPLGYDTWLGERGAGLSGGERQRVSIARALLYDPKVLILDEATSSVDTESEKSIQEALRALTHGRTTLAIAHRLSTLRDSDRILVFDAGRLIEQGSHDELMRLAGQYARLVKIQTQVARNTTIDLSAAVATEIEEPVPLATDETSSHAVGPTWLEPDDVQLRGGPYGALAIVQADGTTVRGLVAVRCFPATRPDEYISLLAVDRDGKEHELGIVRDLRAWPALERQLITAALERRYLLREIVAIDEIQLEYGYLQWKIRTQAGPAEFTMRWTQSQALDFGPSGKLLLDVDDNRFVIPDVQRLARRQRELLERYVYW; the protein is encoded by the coding sequence ATGCTGCAAGCAGCGGTTCCCCGCGCCGTGCAACAACTGCTCGCCGCCGAACAGCTCGATGGCCTGCCCGTCGTACTGTCGGTCGCGAGCGATCTGAACCTTTCGGGCGACAGCGGCGACCATTGGCTCGTCGCCACGCGCGACCACCTGGCGGTGATCGACGATGTGCAGCCACCCCGGCTCGTCGAGGCCTGGCCCTTGTCCCGGGCCGAGCGGTTTCGGGCCCACGCCACGATCGGCTCGAACTTTCTGCAAGCCTACGTCGACGGTGCCTGGATCGACCTGGCCCGTTCGAGCAACTCGCTGGCCCACCTACTGCATGACTTTGCCGAGCAGCTCGAGGCCCTGCGCGAGCACGGCGAGATCGACGCGCCGGAATCGGCACCCCGTGCGGCGACGCATTGCGTTCAGTGTGGGCTGCGGCTGCCGACACCGGGCGAATCGTGCCCGCGCTGCCTTCCGCGCCGGGCCATCGTCGGGCGGCTGTGGCAGATGGTGCGGCCGCAATGGCCGACGGCCCTGGCGATGAGCGGGCTGATGCTGGTGGGCGTGGCGATGGAGCTGGCCCCGCCGAAGCTGCAACAGTACCTGGTCGACGAGATTCTCGCGCAAGGCAGCGCCCGCCCCGACGCGGCGTCGCTGCTCACCGCGCTGTTGCTAGTCGTGCTGGCGCTGGCCTCGACGCGCATGCTGTTGGGCCTGGTCAACTGGACCAAGGGGCTGTTGGCAAACCGCGTCGGCGTCGCGCTGACCTACGAGCTGCGCGGGCAGTTGGTCCGCAAGCTGCATGCGCTGGGCGTAGGCTACTACGACCGGCACCAGGTCGGCTCGCTCGTCAGCCGCGTGGCGTACGACAGCGAGGTGCTGCACAGCCTGCTGCAGCAGATCACCGGCGGCTTCCTGTTGCAGATCGTCCAGGTCGTGGCTGTCGGCATCATGCTGTTCACGCTCAACCCCAAGCTGGCCCTGTACACGCTGATCCCGGCGCCCTTGGTCGTCGGGGGCAGCTTGTTCTTCTGGCACCGGGTCTATCCGAAGTACTACCGCTACTGGGACTCGAGCCACAAACAGGCCGGGACGCTCTCGGGCATGCTCTCGGGCATCCGCGTCGTGAAAGCCTTTGCCCAGGAGCCGCGCGAATTCGAGCGGTTCGAACGGACCAGCAACAACCTTCGCGTCTCGCGCACCGGCGTCGAACGGGCCACGACGTCGTTCACGGCCGTGATGGCGCTGGTCTTCAGCCTGGGCGGGTTGATCGTCTGGTACGTGGGCGGCCGCGATGTGCTCGCCGGACAGATGACGCTCGGCTCGTTGATGGCGTTCCTGGCGTACCTGGCGATGTTCTACGCCCCGCTGTCGACGCTCTCGCAATTGACGACCTGGCTGACCAGTTTCATGACCGGCTGCCAGCGCGTGTTCGAGCTGCTCGACACGCCGACCGAGACGAACGATCCCGCGCAGCCCAAAACGCTGGCCGCCGCGCAGGGTGAGATCCGTTTTGATCGGGTCACCTTCGGCTATGAGCGCCACCGGCCTGTACTCAAGGACGTGAGCTTCACGGTGCGGCCCGGCGAGCGGATCGGCATCGTCGGCCGTAGCGGCAGCGGCAAGACGACCGTCGTCAACCTGCTCAGCCGGTTCTACGACGTCGACTCGGGCCGGGTGCTGCTCGACGGCATCGACGTCCGGCAGCTCGCCGCCAGCGACCTGCGCCAGCATGTCGGCGTCGTGCTCCAGGAGCCGTTTTTGTTTCGCGGCACGGTGTACGACAACCTCGTGTATGGCCAGCCCGACGCGACGACCGAGGCCGTGCTGAGCGCGGCGCACGGGGCACAGGCTCACGATTTCATCCTCCGCACGCCGCTCGGCTACGACACTTGGCTGGGCGAACGCGGCGCCGGGCTCTCGGGCGGCGAGCGCCAGCGCGTGTCGATCGCCCGGGCCTTGCTCTACGACCCCAAGGTGTTGATCCTCGACGAGGCCACGAGCAGCGTCGACACGGAATCGGAGAAATCGATTCAAGAGGCGCTGCGCGCGCTCACGCACGGCCGCACCACGCTGGCGATCGCTCACCGGCTGAGCACGCTGCGCGACTCGGACCGGATCCTGGTGTTCGACGCCGGCCGGCTGATCGAACAGGGCTCGCACGACGAGCTGATGCGGCTCGCAGGCCAGTACGCCCGGCTCGTCAAGATTCAAACCCAGGTCGCGCGCAACACCACGATCGATCTGTCGGCCGCCGTGGCGACCGAGATCGAAGAGCCCGTTCCGCTCGCGACAGATGAGACGTCGTCGCACGCCGTGGGCCCGACCTGGCTGGAGCCGGACGACGTGCAACTGCGGGGCGGTCCCTACGGCGCGCTAGCGATCGTGCAGGCCGATGGCACGACGGTACGAGGCCTCGTGGCCGTGCGCTGTTTCCCGGCCACCCGGCCCGACGAGTACATCAGCCTGCTGGCCGTCGATCGCGACGGCAAGGAACACGAACTAGGCATCGTGCGCGATCTGCGCGCCTGGCCTGCGCTCGAGCGGCAGTTGATCACGGCGGCACTCGAGCGCCGCTATTTGCTCCGCGAGATCGTGGCGATCGACGAGATCCAGCTCGAATACGGCTACCTGCAATGGAAGATCCGCACCCAGGCCGGCCCAGCCGAATTCACGATGCGCTGGACGCAGAGCCAGGCGCTCGACTTTGGACCATCGGGCAAGCTGCTCTTGGACGTGGACGACAACCGGTTCGTGATTCCCGACGTGCAACGGCTCGCGCGAAGGCAACGCGAGCTGCTCGAGCGGTACGTCTATTGGTAA
- a CDS encoding arylsulfatase, which yields MSRSFRLALVLLAVEVGLIAASAAAAPPNFLVVLADDLGFSDLGCYGGEIATPQLDALAAGGLRYTQFYNTARCWPTRAALLTGYYAQQVGRDALPQRRGGAAGQRPAWAQLLPEYLRPLGYRSYHSGKWHVDGRPLAAGFDRSYELDDHNNHFHPQKHFEDGHPLPPVKPGENYFSTTAIAAHAIEYLAEHARSHSDRPFFCYVAFTAPHFPIQAPADDVARCAERYGCGWDAIRAARFARQRTMLHLPGELAPLERNIGPPYKFPELLQLVGPGEVDFELPWNELDDGQRAFQAMKMAVHAAMVEGLDRETGRLIAQLRSMGALDNTLVLFLSDNGASAELMVRGDGHDRTAPAGSDKTFLCLGPGWSRAANTPFRRHKTWVHEGGIATPLVAHWPAGIAAQGELRRAVGHVIDLAPTLLHLAGGTWPVAADGRPPSPGRDLAPSFAADVPLPREPLWWLHEGNRALRDGDWKLVAAKQEPWQLYDLSRDRSEVHDLAVEEPQRVADMAERWQQITDEFERQAAVDR from the coding sequence ATGTCACGGTCCTTTCGCCTGGCACTTGTTTTGTTGGCCGTCGAGGTCGGCTTGATCGCCGCCTCGGCCGCGGCCGCCCCGCCGAATTTTCTCGTCGTCCTGGCCGACGACCTGGGCTTTTCCGACCTGGGCTGTTACGGCGGCGAGATCGCCACGCCGCAGCTCGACGCCCTGGCCGCCGGCGGCCTGCGCTACACGCAGTTCTATAACACCGCGCGCTGCTGGCCGACGCGTGCTGCACTGCTGACCGGCTATTACGCCCAACAAGTCGGCCGCGATGCGCTGCCGCAGCGGCGCGGCGGGGCCGCGGGACAGCGCCCCGCATGGGCCCAGCTGCTGCCCGAGTATCTGCGTCCGCTGGGCTATCGGTCGTATCATTCCGGTAAGTGGCACGTCGACGGCCGGCCCCTGGCGGCCGGCTTCGATCGCTCGTACGAACTCGACGATCACAACAACCACTTTCATCCCCAGAAACACTTCGAGGATGGACACCCTCTGCCTCCGGTCAAGCCGGGCGAGAACTATTTCAGCACCACGGCCATCGCGGCACATGCGATCGAATACCTCGCCGAGCATGCCCGTTCTCATTCCGACCGGCCGTTTTTCTGTTACGTGGCTTTCACCGCGCCGCATTTTCCGATCCAAGCACCGGCCGACGACGTGGCACGCTGCGCCGAGCGTTACGGCTGCGGCTGGGACGCCATCCGCGCCGCGCGCTTTGCCCGCCAGCGCACGATGCTGCACTTGCCCGGCGAGCTGGCGCCCTTGGAGCGGAATATTGGACCACCGTATAAGTTTCCCGAATTGTTGCAGCTAGTCGGTCCCGGCGAGGTTGACTTCGAGCTGCCCTGGAACGAGCTCGACGACGGCCAGCGCGCCTTTCAGGCGATGAAAATGGCCGTACACGCGGCCATGGTCGAGGGGCTCGATCGCGAGACGGGCCGCCTGATCGCGCAACTGCGCTCGATGGGGGCGCTCGACAATACCCTGGTGCTGTTCTTGTCCGACAACGGGGCCAGCGCCGAACTGATGGTGCGCGGCGACGGACACGATCGCACGGCGCCGGCCGGATCGGACAAGACGTTTCTCTGTCTCGGACCCGGCTGGTCGCGCGCGGCCAACACGCCGTTTCGCCGCCACAAGACCTGGGTCCACGAAGGCGGCATCGCTACGCCGCTCGTCGCGCACTGGCCGGCAGGGATCGCGGCGCAGGGCGAGCTCCGCCGCGCAGTCGGTCATGTGATCGACCTGGCGCCGACCTTACTGCACCTGGCCGGGGGAACCTGGCCCGTCGCCGCCGACGGCCGCCCGCCCTCGCCGGGGCGGGATCTCGCGCCGTCGTTTGCCGCCGATGTGCCGCTTCCGCGCGAGCCCCTGTGGTGGCTGCACGAGGGCAACCGCGCGCTGCGCGACGGCGACTGGAAGCTGGTCGCTGCCAAGCAAGAGCCGTGGCAGCTCTACGACTTGTCGCGCGATCGTAGCGAGGTCCACGACCTGGCGGTCGAAGAGCCCCAGCGCGTCGCCGACATGGCCGAACGTTGGCAACAGATCACCGACGAGTTCGAGCGGCAGGCGGCCGTGGACCGCTAG